One genomic region from Pirellulales bacterium encodes:
- a CDS encoding cytochrome c3 family protein: MTQPASVDAVLAPFNGEEFSLGHWTLRMTRRDGQFWVEKRLATEETPPTETRRIVMTTGSHHMQGYWLCRDGNHLLDQLPLMWLLEDDGPGRWVPRADCFLSPPGDLRGEPLGPTSMNATWNTNCVACHSVNGVPGIAPNPGIADLADTRVAELGIACEACHGPGQAHIAAYQERSGKRPGAGNNAVDAAIINPKRLKPERSAQVCGQCHAMKRLANSQFYEDWLLFGPAYRPGGDLSEKQLTISPSYMSIEELKAMLNKRPAFIESNFWPDGMVRVAREYNGLIESACYQRGGMTCLDCHSMHDSDPNDQLGAGMDSNEACYRCHSSYRQQIETHSHHPANSSGSLCYNCHMPHTTYTLLKGIRSHQISSPNMAAALATGRPNACNLCHLDQTLAWSAETLSEWYGHKPVQFDADQQGVSAAILWMLRGDAVQRALVAWSCGWPPARHASGEDWLPPFLAWLLEDPYSAVRLIAARSLKKLGDHLSYDFLAPPEARRAARREAVERWQRRAAGSHRDFPPRLLLDQQGRLREDEAEWLLRARDDHPLYITE; this comes from the coding sequence ATGACGCAACCCGCCAGCGTCGACGCCGTCTTGGCGCCGTTCAACGGCGAGGAGTTTTCGCTGGGCCACTGGACGTTGCGAATGACGCGCCGCGACGGCCAGTTTTGGGTCGAAAAGCGGCTGGCAACCGAGGAGACTCCGCCGACGGAAACACGCCGCATCGTCATGACCACGGGTTCTCATCACATGCAGGGCTATTGGTTGTGCCGAGACGGAAACCATCTTCTCGATCAGCTCCCGCTGATGTGGCTGCTCGAAGATGACGGTCCTGGCCGCTGGGTGCCACGTGCGGACTGCTTCTTGAGCCCGCCCGGCGACCTGCGCGGCGAGCCCCTCGGTCCAACGTCCATGAACGCGACCTGGAACACGAATTGTGTTGCTTGCCACAGCGTCAATGGCGTGCCTGGAATCGCTCCCAACCCTGGTATCGCCGATCTCGCCGATACGAGGGTTGCCGAATTGGGCATCGCCTGTGAAGCGTGTCATGGTCCGGGACAAGCCCATATCGCAGCCTACCAAGAGAGATCGGGCAAGCGGCCCGGTGCGGGAAATAACGCGGTTGACGCCGCGATCATCAATCCGAAACGGCTGAAGCCCGAACGCTCCGCCCAGGTCTGCGGCCAATGCCACGCGATGAAAAGGCTCGCCAACTCGCAATTCTATGAAGATTGGTTGCTCTTTGGCCCCGCTTATCGACCTGGAGGCGATTTAAGCGAGAAGCAATTGACGATCTCGCCCTCTTACATGTCCATCGAGGAATTGAAGGCGATGTTGAACAAGCGGCCGGCGTTTATCGAATCGAACTTCTGGCCCGATGGCATGGTGCGCGTCGCGCGCGAGTACAACGGGCTCATCGAATCGGCCTGCTATCAGCGAGGCGGCATGACGTGCCTGGACTGTCACTCGATGCACGACAGCGATCCCAACGACCAGTTGGGCGCCGGCATGGACAGCAACGAAGCCTGCTACCGCTGCCATTCGTCGTACCGCCAACAGATCGAGACGCACAGCCATCACCCGGCCAATTCGAGTGGCAGCCTATGCTACAACTGTCATATGCCGCACACCACCTACACCTTATTGAAGGGCATTCGCAGCCACCAGATTAGCAGCCCGAATATGGCTGCGGCACTCGCTACCGGCCGTCCCAACGCCTGCAATCTTTGTCACCTCGATCAAACGCTGGCCTGGAGCGCGGAGACACTTTCCGAGTGGTATGGCCACAAACCGGTTCAATTCGATGCAGACCAGCAGGGCGTTTCGGCGGCCATTTTGTGGATGTTGCGAGGCGATGCCGTACAGCGGGCCCTCGTGGCGTGGTCTTGCGGATGGCCGCCGGCGCGCCACGCTTCCGGCGAGGACTGGCTGCCGCCGTTCTTGGCGTGGCTGTTGGAGGATCCCTACTCGGCTGTCCGGCTGATTGCCGCCCGCTCGTTAAAAAAGCTGGGCGATCATCTCAGCTACGATTTTTTGGCGCCGCCGGAGGCGCGCAGGGCCGCGCGGCGCGAAGCGGTTGAGCGCTGGCAGCGGCGGGCGGCCGGCTCCCATCGAGATTTTCCACCACGCCTGCTCCTGGACCAGCAGGGACGCTTGCGTGAAGACGAAGCCGAAT